One genomic segment of Lycium ferocissimum isolate CSIRO_LF1 unplaced genomic scaffold, AGI_CSIRO_Lferr_CH_V1 ctg4651, whole genome shotgun sequence includes these proteins:
- the LOC132044495 gene encoding uncharacterized protein LOC132044495, whose product MATHPRGMKVYVHGNNSEEDLWYCIDLDDEISVSLVAKIGCERDGGWALMGDHIYWAGGTNMKALDQLGRRSITSMDLLRHNISDKDLSKWETVSSSKKLPRENPRVFTLNNKIHVMGGSNSIYIPEDDDDNESDGDERVRHCGEVYNIDTHTWDLLAFNVKDYAGFSFNQTTALFMDHNKEIVALSYSLQMGRFLFYYVGTDDFIVEDHKTSFPLGPQSLKQEDYYQRRRRDILINTMMNVRPVVRDSTLYWFTYDFYMYGYDFVQKQWFSSEEPVKKEKEKEELLSLPEPMDHFCPVSPILVDLYDDASFLVIVPATGGKLGVAFLAVSKCTRTYSLTVSLKSSHTLSPTPDGLYFYPTDAMAILKYIGPSTMRGQSNPATVVQVLFRLSILAVYFENNFLLRYLLPFSSS is encoded by the exons ATGGCGACGCATCCGCGGGGGATGAAAGTATATGTCCACGGTAACAATAGTGAAGAGGATCTGTGGTATTGCATTGATTTGGATGATGAGATTTCTGTTTCTCTTGTTGCCAAAATTGGGTGCGAAAGGGATGGAGGCTGGGCCCTTATGGGTGACCACATCTACTGGGCTGGCGGAACCAACATGAAGGCTTTAGATCAGCTAGGCAGAAGAAGCATCACCAGTATGGATCTGCTACGCCACAATATCTCCGACAAAGACCTCTCTAAATGGGAAACCGTGTCTTCTTCCAAGAAACTTCCACGGGAAAATCCACGTGTCTTTACCCTGAATAATAAGATACATGTTATGGGTGGCTCTAACAGTATTTATATACctgaagatgatgatgacaaCGAGTCTGATGGTGATGAAAGAGTGAGACACTGCGGTGAGGTTTATAACATTGACACCCACACCTGGGATCTCCTCGCCTTTAATGTTAAGGATTATGCTGGTTTTTCTTTTAATCAAACCACTGCCCTTTTTATGGaccataataaggaaatagtaGCACTATCCTACTCATTACAAATGGGGCGTTTTCTGTTTTACTATGTGGGTACGGATGATTTCATCGTTGAAGATCATAAAACCAGCTTTCCTTTAGGACCACAATCCCTAAAACAAGAAGATTATTATCAACGTCGTCGTCGTGATATACTAATCAATACGATGATGAATGTAAGGCCGGTGGTAAGGGACTCAACACTCTATTGGTTCACCTATGACTTCTACATGTATGGATATGATTTTGTACAGAAGCAATGGTTTTCTTCTGAAGAACCTgttaagaaagagaaagagaaagaggagTTATTGAGTCTCCCTGAGCCTATGGATCATTTTTGTCCTGTATCACCAATTTTGGTTGACCTTTACGATGATGCAAGTTTCCTGGTGATTGTCCCTGCAACAGGAGGAAAATTAGGAGTGGCATTCCTTGCTGTCTCCAAATGCACACGCACTTACTCTTTAACTGTGTCCCTGAAGTCATCCCACACTTTATCTCCTACTCCTGATGGTCTTTATTTCTATCCCACGGATGCCATGGCAAT ATTGAAGTATATTGGGCCAAGTACTATGCGTGGACAAAGCAATCCTGCAACGGTGGTTCAGGTGCTATTTCGATTATCAATATTAGctgtttattttgaaaataacttctTGTTGCGATATTTGTTGCCTTTTTCATCAAGTTAA